A region of Polyodon spathula isolate WHYD16114869_AA chromosome 4, ASM1765450v1, whole genome shotgun sequence DNA encodes the following proteins:
- the LOC121314025 gene encoding kelch-like protein 40 isoform X1, with amino-acid sequence MRLSTAGSRGLGSVLPLQLKNNTTTMALPTDPAEELRIYQQTLLQDGLNDLLENDKFVDCTLKVKDKKFPCHRLVLAACSPYFRAMFLSEMEESKQKEIVLEDVEPEVLGRILKYIYTSEIEITEQNVQDIFSAANMFQVPSVFTVCVSFLQKRLSLSNCLAVFRLGLMLDCARLAIAARDFISDRFQLISRDQDFEQLSASELAAIISSDSLNVEKEEIVFEAVMKWVSNDKQNRLASLTDLFDCVRFRLIPKNYFASNVETHELIKSTPELVKKLQMVKDAHEGKLPNMKQTGDEKTGAEEEEEHFLPGILNDNMRFGMFLKDLLFMISDTGAVAYDPLGNECFIASLSKQIPKNHCSLVTKENQIFVAGGIYYNEEDKEDPLSSYFLQYDHLDSDWLGMPPLPSPRCLFGLGEAENSIFVIGGKELKEGERTLETVMCYDRQSFKWGESDPLPYAVYGHAAVSHSGLVYVIGGKGNSKKCLKRVCVYDPRKFEWKERAPLKMARSLFGATVHSGKIYVAAGVTDTGLTSTVEVYDAATNKWEAFTEFPQERSSMNLISLAGNLYAIGGFAMMPNEAEELVPTEMNDIWKYEEDTKQWTGILRELRYASGATVVPVHMNTLRLTKM; translated from the exons ATGAGACTCAGCACTGCTGGTTCAAGAGGACTAGGAAGTGTATTACcacttcaattaaaaaacaacaccaccaccatggCTCTGCCCACAGACCCGGCAGAAGAGCTGCGCATATACCAGCAAACCCTTCTTCAAGATGGACTCAACGACTTGCTGGAAAATGACAAGTTTGTCGACTGTACCTTAAAAGTCAAGGACAAGAAATTTCCCTGCCACCGGCTTGTGCTGGCAGCTTGCAGTCCTTATTTCAGGGCCATGTTCCTGTCTGAAATGGAGGAGAGCAAGCAAAAGGAGATAGTCCTGGAAGATGTGGAGCCTGAAGTGCTGGGGAGGATCCTGAAGTACATCTACACATCAGAGATTGAGATAACTGAGCAGAACGTCCAGGACATCTTCTCTGCAGCCAACATGTTTCAGGTGCCCTCTGTCTTCACCGTGTGTGTTTCCTTCTTGCAGAAGAGGCTCAGCTTGAGTAACTGCCTGGCTGTCTTCAGGCTTGGCTTGATGCTGGATTGCGCCCGGCTAGCCATAGCTGCCAGGGATTTCATCAGTGATCGCTTCCAGCTGATATCAAGAGACCAGGACTTCGAGCAGCTATCAGCCAGCGAGCTGGCTGCCATCATCTCCAGTGACTCCCTCAACGTTGAGAAAGAAGAAATTGTCTTTGAGGCCGTGATGAAGTGGGTCTCTAATGATAAGCAGAACAGGCTTGCAAGTCTGACCGATCTCTTTGACTGTGTCCGTTTCCGTTTGATACCCAAAAATTACTTTGCGAGCAACGTGGAGACGCACGAGCTCATCAAGTCCACCCCGGAGCTTGTCAAGAAGCTGCAGATGGTGAAAGACGCTCATGAGGGCAAGCTTCCGAACATGAAGCAGACGGGAGATGAGAAGACCGGggctgaggaagaggaggaacaTTTTCTCCCAGGCATCCTGAATGATAACATGCGCTTCGGCATGTTCCTTAAAGACTTGCTGTTCATGATCAGTGACACAGGAGCGGTGGCCTATGACCCCTTAGGAAACGAATGTTTCATTGCCTCGTTATCAAAACAGATTCCTAAGAATCACTGCAGCTTGGTGACAAAGGAGAACCAGATATTTGTGGCTGGTGGAATCTATTACAATGAAGAGGACAAGGAAGACCCACTCAGTTCCTACTTCTTACAG TACGACCACCTGGACTCGGACTGGCTGGGGATGCCCCCTCTGCCTTCCCCCCGCTGCCTGTTCGGTCTGGGGGAGGCAGAGAACTCCATCTTCGTCATCGGAGGAAAGGAACTGAAGGAGGGGGAGCGGACGCTGGAGACTGTCATGTGCTACGACAGACA GTCCTTCAAGTGGGGCGAATCAGACCCTCTTCCATACGCCGTGTATGGGCATGCAGCTGTGTCACACAGCGGACTGGTCTATGTGATCGGAGGCAAAGGGAACAGCAA AAAATGCCTGAAGAGGGTGTGCGTCTATGATCCCAGGAAGTTTGAGTGGAAGGAGCGGGCCCCTTTGAAGATGGCTCGCTCTCTGTTTGGCGCCACTGTTCATAGTGGCAAGATCTACGTGGCGGCAGGGGTGACAGACACTGGGCTCACCAGTACTGTGGAGGTGTACGACGCTGCCACAAACAA aTGGGAAGCCTTCACAGAATTCCCTCAGGAGCGCAGCTCCATGAATCTCATCAGCCTGGCTGGCAATCTCTATGCAATCGGAGGATTTGCCATGATGCCAAACGAGGCTGAAGAGCTGGTTCCGACTGAAATGAATGACATCTGGAA GTATGAAGAGGACACTAAGCAATGGACTGGAATTCTGCGTGAGCTTCGCTATGCTTCCGGAGCCACTGTGGTGCCTGTGCACATGAATACCCTGAGACTCACCAAGATGTAA
- the LOC121314025 gene encoding kelch-like protein 40 isoform X2, with the protein MRLSTAGSRGLGSVLPLQLKNNTTTMALPTDPAEELRIYQQTLLQDGLNDLLENDKFVDCTLKVKDKKFPCHRLVLAACSPYFRAMFLSEMEESKQKEIVLEDVEPEVLGRILKYIYTSEIEITEQNVQDIFSAANMFQVPSVFTVCVSFLQKRLSLSNCLAVFRLGLMLDCARLAIAARDFISDRFQLISRDQDFEQLSASELAAIISSDSLNVEKEEIVFEAVMKWVSNDKQNRLASLTDLFDCVRFRLIPKNYFASNVETHELIKSTPELVKKLQMVKDAHEGKLPNMKQTGDEKTGAEEEEEHFLPGILNDNMRFGMFLKDLLFMISDTGAVAYDPLGNECFIASLSKQIPKNHCSLVTKENQIFVAGGIYYNEEDKEDPLSSYFLQYDHLDSDWLGMPPLPSPRCLFGLGEAENSIFVIGGKELKEGERTLETVMCYDRQSFKWGESDPLPYAVYGHAAVSHSGLVYVIGGKGNSKKCLKRVCVYDPRKFEWKERAPLKMARSLFGATVHSGKIYVAAGVTDTGLTSTVEVYDAATNKWEAFTEFPQERSSMNLISLAGNLYAIGGFAMMPNEAEELVPTEMNDIWNSRSTAIQRPPSSNENITIYFSATQWTDL; encoded by the exons ATGAGACTCAGCACTGCTGGTTCAAGAGGACTAGGAAGTGTATTACcacttcaattaaaaaacaacaccaccaccatggCTCTGCCCACAGACCCGGCAGAAGAGCTGCGCATATACCAGCAAACCCTTCTTCAAGATGGACTCAACGACTTGCTGGAAAATGACAAGTTTGTCGACTGTACCTTAAAAGTCAAGGACAAGAAATTTCCCTGCCACCGGCTTGTGCTGGCAGCTTGCAGTCCTTATTTCAGGGCCATGTTCCTGTCTGAAATGGAGGAGAGCAAGCAAAAGGAGATAGTCCTGGAAGATGTGGAGCCTGAAGTGCTGGGGAGGATCCTGAAGTACATCTACACATCAGAGATTGAGATAACTGAGCAGAACGTCCAGGACATCTTCTCTGCAGCCAACATGTTTCAGGTGCCCTCTGTCTTCACCGTGTGTGTTTCCTTCTTGCAGAAGAGGCTCAGCTTGAGTAACTGCCTGGCTGTCTTCAGGCTTGGCTTGATGCTGGATTGCGCCCGGCTAGCCATAGCTGCCAGGGATTTCATCAGTGATCGCTTCCAGCTGATATCAAGAGACCAGGACTTCGAGCAGCTATCAGCCAGCGAGCTGGCTGCCATCATCTCCAGTGACTCCCTCAACGTTGAGAAAGAAGAAATTGTCTTTGAGGCCGTGATGAAGTGGGTCTCTAATGATAAGCAGAACAGGCTTGCAAGTCTGACCGATCTCTTTGACTGTGTCCGTTTCCGTTTGATACCCAAAAATTACTTTGCGAGCAACGTGGAGACGCACGAGCTCATCAAGTCCACCCCGGAGCTTGTCAAGAAGCTGCAGATGGTGAAAGACGCTCATGAGGGCAAGCTTCCGAACATGAAGCAGACGGGAGATGAGAAGACCGGggctgaggaagaggaggaacaTTTTCTCCCAGGCATCCTGAATGATAACATGCGCTTCGGCATGTTCCTTAAAGACTTGCTGTTCATGATCAGTGACACAGGAGCGGTGGCCTATGACCCCTTAGGAAACGAATGTTTCATTGCCTCGTTATCAAAACAGATTCCTAAGAATCACTGCAGCTTGGTGACAAAGGAGAACCAGATATTTGTGGCTGGTGGAATCTATTACAATGAAGAGGACAAGGAAGACCCACTCAGTTCCTACTTCTTACAG TACGACCACCTGGACTCGGACTGGCTGGGGATGCCCCCTCTGCCTTCCCCCCGCTGCCTGTTCGGTCTGGGGGAGGCAGAGAACTCCATCTTCGTCATCGGAGGAAAGGAACTGAAGGAGGGGGAGCGGACGCTGGAGACTGTCATGTGCTACGACAGACA GTCCTTCAAGTGGGGCGAATCAGACCCTCTTCCATACGCCGTGTATGGGCATGCAGCTGTGTCACACAGCGGACTGGTCTATGTGATCGGAGGCAAAGGGAACAGCAA AAAATGCCTGAAGAGGGTGTGCGTCTATGATCCCAGGAAGTTTGAGTGGAAGGAGCGGGCCCCTTTGAAGATGGCTCGCTCTCTGTTTGGCGCCACTGTTCATAGTGGCAAGATCTACGTGGCGGCAGGGGTGACAGACACTGGGCTCACCAGTACTGTGGAGGTGTACGACGCTGCCACAAACAA aTGGGAAGCCTTCACAGAATTCCCTCAGGAGCGCAGCTCCATGAATCTCATCAGCCTGGCTGGCAATCTCTATGCAATCGGAGGATTTGCCATGATGCCAAACGAGGCTGAAGAGCTGGTTCCGACTGAAATGAATGACATCTGGAA CTCTCGCAGCACCGCTATACAAAGACCCCCGTCCTCAAATGAAAATATAACCATATACTTCAGCGCCACACAGTGGACAGATCTATAG